One genomic window of Arachis stenosperma cultivar V10309 chromosome 10, arast.V10309.gnm1.PFL2, whole genome shotgun sequence includes the following:
- the LOC130956304 gene encoding transcription elongation factor 1 homolog produces the protein MGKRKSSAKPAPKKRMDKLDTVFNCPFCNHGASVECRIDMKNLIGEASCRICQESFSTTVTALSEPIDIYSDWIDECERVNNPEVDGA, from the exons ATGGGAAAGAGGAAATCATCAGCAAAGCCAGCTCCAAAGAAGCGGATGGATAAGCTTGACACTGTCTTCAACTGCCCTTTCTGCAATCACGGCGCCAGTGTCGAATGCCGAAT TGATATGAAGAACTTGATAGGGGAAGCTTCTTGCAGGATTTGCCAAGAGAGCTTTAGCACTACTGTCACAG CTTTATCTGAACCAATAGACAT ATACAGTGACTGGATTGATGAATGTGAACGGGTGAACAACCCGGAAGTTGATGGTGCTTAG